The sequence AAAGGGAGCGGATTTTCTGTTTTAAACGTCTTAGCAAATGCCACCTCTATTTTATAGTTCGTGTTTGCCATCCATGGAAACACTCACCACACGCTCGCGCCGTGGTAAACACGGCTGCGCTTCGCACGGCGGACTTTTGCGCCGTACATAAACCATTGTTTTAATTTATTTCATAATCCGGTTAAACCTGATGATCGGTCAAATCACAAAATAATCCAGCAGGAGTTTAAAACTATATGGAAAAAAAGCAAAGACTTTTATCAGATCACGAGTATAATAAGTTTCATAAATATCCTCTTTAAAAAAATAAATAACTTCCTAAACTTATAATTCTGAACTATATCTATCAAAATAACCAATTTTGTGATGTTTAATGACTAATTTAAATGAACTTATAAACACAAACAAGCTGAAAAAACAACTGGAGCAGTTTTCGGAATTTTCCGGACTGCCCGCCAGCATACACGGGGCGGACGGCAACATACTCGTAAAGGCGGAAGGAAACACTTTCGCCGATATGCTCCCATCCGTTTTTAAAAATGCAGAAGCTGAAAATATAATAAAAGGCGTTCTGAAAACAGAAAATGGCGGAATTTTCGCCATAAATTCCATAGAAATCGACAATTTCCCGACAATTTTCTCCGCAGTATACTCTGACAGAGACATGCCTCTGAAAAAACTGAAATCAGCCGCAGCCTACGTATCAACTCTAACAGAGGGCTGTCTCGCTGGCAACCTCGTCAGCGCCGCCCACTCCGACCTCTACTGCGATAATGTCAGAATGCTGCGTACATTTTACGCCACAGTCGAGCAGAGCCCCATCTCAATCGTTGTTACAGACAAAAACGGCACGATAGAATACGTAAACCCCTTTTTCAAGGAGCTCACAGGCTTTTCCAGAGAGGAGATAATCGGTCTCGGCTTCAGCGGGCTTAAATCAGGCGAGCATGACAGGGAGTTTTACAAAAACCTCTGGCAGACGATAAGAAACGGCAAAATCTGGACAGGCAAGTTCATAAATAAAAAGAAAGACGGCTCCAAATACATCGAACTTGCCAAAATTGCCCCGATCATTGAAAGCGGGGAGATAACCCGTTTTATAGGTATAAAAACCGACATAACCGAGCAGGAAAGGCTCCAAGAACTTCTGGAGGAGTCCAACCTAATGCTTGAAGCCACTGTGCGCAAGCGCACGGAAAAGCTCCGCTCCGCCTACATCCGTCTGAAAGAGAACAGAGACCTGCTTAACAAAACACAGAAAGTAGCCAGAATGGGCGGCTGGATGCGTGATATGCGCACCAGAAAGGGCTTCTGGACTGATGAAGCCTTCGCTATATTCGGCATGGAACGCGGACCGGAAGCACCCACAGTAAAAGAAATCCTCACCGCTACGCACCCCGAAGACAGAGACAAGGTGCGTGAGTGGCTGGAATCACTGTTCAGATACTCCCCTGAAAGAGAGTTCAGCTTCAGAATAATCCGTCCGGACGGTGAGGAAAGAATAATTACCTCCATATATTCATACGATTTTGACGCAAGCGGCAAGCCCTACAGAATAAACGGCATCCACCACGACCAGACTGAACGGATTCGCACGGCGGAACGCATTGAAAAACATGAAAAACTTCTCAGCTCCATTCTGCTTTCCGCTAATGCGGGTATATGTGTTCTGGACGGCGACTGCCGTATTGAGATGGTTAACCCTGAATTTGAAAAGATTTTTGGGCACAAGAACCTTACCGCAGGCAGCCTTTTTGTGGATGCCTGCCCTGAGATTTTAAACAGCAGGGACGCCGGGATTCTCAGTGATGCTCTCAGAACAAAAACACCTATGACAAGAATGGAATACTCCTTCTCTCTCCCTTCAGGGAAGGAGAAAATACTCATAATGAACGTTACCGTGCCCAGAGCCGATCATGATCCGGTCACCCTAATAACAGTATCGGACATTACCGAGCTCAGTGAGCTTCACAACAAGCAGAAGGAGCAGGAGGCGATGCTGATTCAGCAGTCCAAAATGGCAGCCCTAGGGGAGATGATCGGCGTGATCACCCATCAGTGGCAGCAGCCTCTGAACGCTGTGGGCATGTTCAGCCAGCTTATCGAAACCGAATTTAAAAGCAGTGAACTGAACGCTGAAAATCTGCGGGAATATATATCAGCTATCATGGGGCAGCTTGAGTTCATGTCTCAGACAGTGAAGGACTTCAGAAACTTTTTCAAGCCCGGTCAGGCTGATGACAGGTTCGAGGTTTCCGCCGCTCTTGAGGAGATTATAAGCCTTGTCGCCGTGCACTATGCCAACAGCCGTATTGAGATACTCCCTGATCTTCACTGCACGGACAAGCCTCTTGTTTACGGCTCCAGAAACGAGTTTAAACAGGTTATTCTCAACCTTCTGGCAAACGCTAAAGACGCGATTACCGATAAGCTGAAGGGAGCCGCGGGCGGCGTTATCCGTGTAAGCTGCACTGAAACCGGCGACGAAGTCATAATCAGAATCAGAGATAACGGCGGCGGCATCCCTGAAGGCGTGAAGGACAGCATATTTAAATCATACTTCACCACCAAGGGCAGCAGCGGAACAGGCATAGGACTGTATATATCCAAGCTGATCGCCGAAACCCATATGAAAGGCAGCATAACAGCGGAAAATGAAGAAGGCGGCGCCGTATTCACTCTGCGTCTCAAAAAACCTTTTCAGGATCTTTAATTTTTTCTGTTATAATTGAGAACTTATGTTTGGGTATGCGGGGAGCGGATGATACGTCAGATAATTACCGAGCGCTTCGAGCGCATCACTTTCAGCGGCAAATACGACGAAGAGGCTGTTGCGTCCCTGATGAAGGAAGCCGACGCGCGGTTCGCCATCCTGAGCAGCCTCCCTGTTACCCCCTATTCCTACTCCTTTCTGGATGAGATTCATAACAAGTGCATTTACTCGTCCCTCACTGTTCAGAAAAATAATATGAAAAGCGAGGACGCGCTGAACCTGCTCAGAATCCTTCAGGACAGCTATCACCGCCCTGCGGCGGAAAAAGCTCTAGCCAATCTGCGGATAGTCTACGGACTGATCGATTCCATAGTGCCCTCTGCCGAGCCTTTTGTACTCACTCCGGACTTTGTAAAACGTCTCCACATGCACATAACCTTTGATGTGCGCACGGAAGGCAACATCCCCGGAAGTTTCAGGACAAAGAGCGCCGATATTAAATATTTCAGACCGCCGGAAAAGGATATAGCAAAACTTATCAAAGAGTTCTGTGACTGGTTCAACACCGAGTTAAGATCAGCGCATCCGCTGATAAGGGCATGTCTTGCTCATTATCACCTCAGTCTGCTCCACCCTTTCGGGGACGGAAACGGGCGCACTGCCCGCAGCGTCGAGGCTGCTATTCTCAGGAAAGCAGGTTACAGATACCTTTACCGCTCCATCGGCGTTTATTACAAAGAAAACAGAACCGAATACTACCGCAGCTTCCGTAAAAGTGAAAAAACCGGAGGCTTTGACCTCACAGCGTTTGTGAGCTTCTTTCTGGAGGGCGCCTGCAAATCCTTCATTATTGTGACGGATGTACTTCTGGCTGGTTTAAGAATCTGCGCGGTCAAGGATTTCTTTGAGTGGCTGAAATCGGAAGAAAAAATAACAGAACGCCAGTACGGGCTGCTGCATATTCTTTTTGAGGCAGACAGAATGATCTCCGAAGAGGAGCTCTTCAGAAACAAGGCATTTGCGGGACTTTATGATGATGATTCAGCCGATGCGCGGGATAAAGACTTAAGGAATCTGGCTGATACCGGAATAATTTTCAGGTTGGAGGGAGGCTTTGAGCTTAACAGGAACCTGCCGCAGAGGTAGATTTCATATGCCTGTCCAGAATGATGCTGAAAACAGCGCCGGCTTTTCCGTTCCGTACACGCACCTCACCGCCCATATTATTTTCCACAATAGCACGAACCATATAAAGTCCTATACCTGAGCCCTGCTCGGAGCTTTTTGTAGTAAAATAAGGGTCGAAGATCTTTTTAATCAGTTCTTCGGGAATACCGCCGCCGTTATCCTCAATGTCTATGGAGATTCTGCCTTCCAAATCGGCTAAGCGAACTGTTATCCTGCCGCTTTCAGTGAGTGTGCCCTGTTTCTTAGCGCTTGCTATGGCATCCTTGGCGTTGTTGAAAATATTGAGAAGAACCTGCATAAACTCGTTGCGGTAGCCCTCCACATATACATCGTTTCGTCCGCAGTTCTCACAATCTACAAATATATTAGAGCTGCTGACACTCTTT is a genomic window of Geovibrio thiophilus containing:
- a CDS encoding PAS domain S-box protein, encoding MTNLNELINTNKLKKQLEQFSEFSGLPASIHGADGNILVKAEGNTFADMLPSVFKNAEAENIIKGVLKTENGGIFAINSIEIDNFPTIFSAVYSDRDMPLKKLKSAAAYVSTLTEGCLAGNLVSAAHSDLYCDNVRMLRTFYATVEQSPISIVVTDKNGTIEYVNPFFKELTGFSREEIIGLGFSGLKSGEHDREFYKNLWQTIRNGKIWTGKFINKKKDGSKYIELAKIAPIIESGEITRFIGIKTDITEQERLQELLEESNLMLEATVRKRTEKLRSAYIRLKENRDLLNKTQKVARMGGWMRDMRTRKGFWTDEAFAIFGMERGPEAPTVKEILTATHPEDRDKVREWLESLFRYSPEREFSFRIIRPDGEERIITSIYSYDFDASGKPYRINGIHHDQTERIRTAERIEKHEKLLSSILLSANAGICVLDGDCRIEMVNPEFEKIFGHKNLTAGSLFVDACPEILNSRDAGILSDALRTKTPMTRMEYSFSLPSGKEKILIMNVTVPRADHDPVTLITVSDITELSELHNKQKEQEAMLIQQSKMAALGEMIGVITHQWQQPLNAVGMFSQLIETEFKSSELNAENLREYISAIMGQLEFMSQTVKDFRNFFKPGQADDRFEVSAALEEIISLVAVHYANSRIEILPDLHCTDKPLVYGSRNEFKQVILNLLANAKDAITDKLKGAAGGVIRVSCTETGDEVIIRIRDNGGGIPEGVKDSIFKSYFTTKGSSGTGIGLYISKLIAETHMKGSITAENEEGGAVFTLRLKKPFQDL
- a CDS encoding Fic family protein → MIRQIITERFERITFSGKYDEEAVASLMKEADARFAILSSLPVTPYSYSFLDEIHNKCIYSSLTVQKNNMKSEDALNLLRILQDSYHRPAAEKALANLRIVYGLIDSIVPSAEPFVLTPDFVKRLHMHITFDVRTEGNIPGSFRTKSADIKYFRPPEKDIAKLIKEFCDWFNTELRSAHPLIRACLAHYHLSLLHPFGDGNGRTARSVEAAILRKAGYRYLYRSIGVYYKENRTEYYRSFRKSEKTGGFDLTAFVSFFLEGACKSFIIVTDVLLAGLRICAVKDFFEWLKSEEKITERQYGLLHILFEADRMISEEELFRNKAFAGLYDDDSADARDKDLRNLADTGIIFRLEGGFELNRNLPQR